In one window of Henckelia pumila isolate YLH828 chromosome 1, ASM3356847v2, whole genome shotgun sequence DNA:
- the LOC140875622 gene encoding uncharacterized protein yields the protein MKMDGCVRSGGVIKKKSSSGCLIIKKKDGSKNSGAAGGFSSGKEKKRPRLPASYSGSSDEDESLEFMRRKVIDKRISNGSMGYGGKEISGRKKDNRLDLFEFDEYDEFDGEKMRNDHYSENRFKMVAQGGSGNLKKYGVGASNRNEGVEKRKHGQYLDGSSAGRNKGLVGDQGLQLEDDETHMPISLLKLKYHETANEPVRFQGKNGVLKVMVNKKKKIDLTSHHKSYDHRTVEERKGYRSENAVKKDALARLPLYSDSKLPENQGLFEKSRSAKKDKKEAKFKRAKPSVTEVSKARDLTIDGTDTTLKLAPPGSQASSSKKGGSKKEEERFSSPVKVTPVKGKEVKGEKSKRGGSTEKQMLREKIRKMLVDAGWNIDYRPRRNRDYLDAVYISPSGTAYWSIIKAYDAFRKQLDEDGDKRKVDVGSPSFTPLSEDLLNKLTRQTKKRIKEEMKKKRKVDQESGDDLSDESLKRRPRKIRSEKSSLTFGSSVVQGRTSKIIGRCTLLARGSDKGESSYSDGYVPYNGKRTVLSWLIDSGAAKLSEKVQYMNRRRNRVMLEGWITKDGIHCGCCSKILTVSKFELHAGSKLRQPFQNIILESGVSLLQCQMDAWNKQEDSVRQDFYSIDVDGGDPDDDTCGICGDGGDLICCDSCPSTFHQVCLEIKMLPSGDWHCPNCTCKYCGNTRGNVALHSDNATDEPIKCSLCEKKYHRSCREKVCSASLSSNNISICGPKCQEIYDHLQKMLGVKHELEAGFSWSLIQRMDVSDTSHRNFPQRVECNSKLAVALSVMNECFLPIFDRRSGINMMHNVVYNCGSNFNRLNYCGFYTAILERGDELIAAASIRIHGTRLAEMPFIGTREIYRRQGMCRRLLSAIEIALVSLGVEKLIIPAISEHMNTWMTVFSFHPLEDTLKKEIKSMNMLVFPGTDMLQKQLIKQEISEGMTGSESNKNPIQQPVLLENHPADSSLEDSERVENDSGACHETSVDENVGALDSDSPASAFPCSDTASASAPDALCEPDNQLACKGTAVSKEQIESSTGLKCNISCSENPSIPVGNINSDIIDSLDESLDKAADVGNPKPINSSGEVAKVEDSVDSTLKISEDATPETIVTDCCIKSFPAAKVGDSVDCSVKISEDANPETLVTDCCIISAKVEDTVDSLVKISEDAAPETIVTDCCIKSLPASTLEPSVKNTTVNANGESNPASFPPTVVNHDPSVQPDPCLNQTTPPIMKSMTNSFIEASTDAIAAANSKIDVTKGVVDSSTITDTSDDKINDLSPSCIKDNVKVSDVKIASAEEISENQNPATNSTVLDIGESEVKNNMVSGIAQKEVAACPETDKSNGEIENSRAVNIGVSCSVTSHEQLALNTATTENLPESSGISDSNHLQP from the exons ATGAAGATGGATGGGTGTGTGAGATCAGGAGGTGTCATAAAGAAGAAAAGTTCATCAGGGTGTTTAATTattaagaagaaagatggaagTAAGAATTCTGGGGCTGCGGGGGGTTTTAGTAGTGGTAAGGAAAAGAAGAGGCCTAGATTGCCTGCAAGTTACTCGGGTTCAAGTGATGAGGACGAGTCATTGGAGTTTATGAGAAGGAAAGTTATAGACAAAAGGATTAGCAATGGTTCAATGGGGTATGGTGGGAAAGAGATTAGTGGTCGGAAGAAAGATAATCGGCTGGATTTATTTGAATTCGATGAATACGATGAGTTTGATGGAGAGAAGATGAGGAATGATCATTATTCGGAAAATAGGTTCAAGATGGTTGCACAGGGTGGCAGTGGCAATTTAAAGAAGTATGGCGTTGGAGCATCAAATAGAAATGAGGGGGTTGAGAAACGGAAGCATGGTCAATATCTTGATGGTTCTAGTGCTGGAAGGAATAAGGGACTTGTAGGTGATCAAGGACTTCAACTGGAGGATGATGAGACTCACATGCCCATCTCATTGTTGAAGTTGAAGTATCATGAGACGGCTAATGAGCCAGTTAGGTTTCAGGGAAAGAATGGGGTTTTGAAGGTTATggtcaataagaagaaaaagatAGATTTGACTTCTCATCATAAGAGTTATGATCACAGGACAGTTGAAGAAAGAAAGGGTTACAGGTCTGAAAATGCTGTCAAGAAGGATGCATTGGCAAGGTTGCCATTGTATTCTGATTCGAAGCTGCCTGAAAACCAAGGTTTGTTTGAAAAGAGTAGAAGTGCTAAGAAAGACAAAAAAGAAGCAAAATTCAAAAGGGCAAAACCATCCGTGACTGAAGTAAGCAAGGCTAGAGATTTAACAATCGATGGGACTGATACCACATTAAAGCTGGCACCACCTGGTTCACAAGCTAGTAGCTCAAAGAAAGGAGGTTCAAAAAAGGAGGAAGAAAGGTTTTCCTCGCCTGTAAAGGTCACTCCAGTCAAAGGCAAAGAAGTAAAAGGAGAGAAATCTAAGCGAGGTGGAAGCACAGAGAAGCAAATGCTGCGTGAGAAAATAAGGAAAATGTTAGTTGATGCCGGTTGGAATATAGATTATAGGCCTAGACGGAACAGAGATTACTTAGATGCTGTGTATATTAGTCCTAGTGGAACAGCTTATTGGTCAATTATTAAGGCATATGATGCATTTCGGAAGCAGTTAGATGAAGATGGTGATAAAAGGAAGGTGGATGTTGGTTCACCCTCATTTACTCCGCTCTCTGAAGATTTGCTGAATAAACTTACTAGACAAACCAAAAAGAGGATAAAGGAAGAaatgaaaaagaagagaaaagtaGACCAAGAGAGTGGGGACGATCTAAGTGATGAATCGCTCAAACGGAGGCCCAGAAAAATACGAAGTGAAAAATCCTCCCTTACTTTCGGCTCCAGTGTTGTACAGGGACGAACAAGCAAAATAATTGGGAGATGCACCCTTCTGGCCCGTGGTTCTGATAAAGGGGAAAGTTCTTATTCTGATGGATATGTACCATATAATGGAAAAAGAACTGTATTGTCCTGGCTGATTGATTCTGGAGCTGCAAAATTAAGTGAAAAAGTACAGTATATGAACCGCAGAAGGAATCGTGTAATGTTAGAAGGTTGGATCACAAAAGATGGGATCCACTGCGGTTGCTGCAGTAAAATTCTCACAGTTTCAAAGTTTGAGTTGCATGCTGGCAGCAAGCTTCGCCAGCCATtccaaaatataattttggaGTCTGGAGTCTCACTTTTACAGTGCCAAATGGATGCGTGGAACAAGCAGGAGGACTCTGTACGTCAGGATTTCTACAGCATAGATGTTGATGGTGGTGATCCGGACGATGATACCTGTGGCATTTGCGGTGATGGAGGTGATTTGATCTGTTGTGATAGTTGTCCATCAACTTTCCACCAAGTCTGTTTAGAAATAAAG ATGCTTCCTTCAGGTGATTGGCACTGCCCAAATTGTACGTGCAAATATTGTGGGAATACAAGGGGAAATGTTGCTCTGCATAGTGATAATGCTACTGATGAACCTATCAAATGCAGCTTGTGtgagaagaaat ATCACAGATCCTGCAGGGAGAAAGTGTGTTCTGCTTCTCTGAGTTCTAACAATATATCTATCTGTGGACCTAAGTGCCAAGAG ATCTATGATCACTTGCAGAAAATGCTTGGAGTCAAACATGAACTGGAAGCAGGATTCTCATGGTCTCTTATTCAAAGAATGGACGTATCTGATACATCGCATCGTAATTTTCCTCAAAGGGTGGAATGCAACTCTAAGCTAGCGGTTGCATTATCTGTGATGAATGAATGTTTTTTACCAATCTTTGATCGTAGGAGTGGGATTAATATGATGCATAATGTTGTTTATAACTGTGG ATCAAATTTCAATCGGCTGAATTATTGTGGCTTTTATACTGCAATTCTGGAAAGGGGTGATGAGTTAATAGCTGCAGCATCCATCAG GATCCATGGAACGCGTTTAGCTGAGATGCCATTTATTGGGACCCGTGAGATCTATAGGCGTCAAGGGATGTGCCGACGGCTTTTGTCTGCTATTGAGATA GCACTTGTCTCTCTCGGGGTTGAGAAATTGATTATTCCTGCCATATCAGAGCATATGAACACCTGGATGACAGTTTTTTCTTTCCATCCACTTGAAGATACACTCAAAAAGGAAATAAAGTCTATGAACATGTTGGTGTTTCCAGGGACAGATATGCTGCAGAAGCAGTTAATAAAGCAAGAGATTTCTGAAG GCATGACAGGTTCTGAATCGAACAAGAATCCAATTCAGCAGCCTGTTTTGTTGGAAAATCATCCTGCTGATTCATCATTGGAGGACTCTGAAAGGGTAGAGAATGATTCTGGAGCATGTCACGAAACCAGTGTTGATGAAAATGTTGGTGCACTGGATTCTGATTCTCCAGCATCAGCCTTTCCTTGCAGTGATACTGCATCAGCTAGTGCGCCTGATGCTCTTTGCGAACCTGATAACCAGCTTGCCTGCAAGGGAACTGCTGTATCAAAGGAGCAAATAGAGTCCTCAACTGGCTTGAAGTGCAACATCTCCTGCTCAGAAAATCCTTCTATCCCCGTGGGTAATATAAACTCTGATATTATTGATTCTTTAGATGAATCTCTAGACAAAGCTGCAGATGTTGGAAATCCGAAACCTATCAATTCTAGCGGTGAAGTTGCGAAAGTTGAGGATAGTGTGGATTCCACACTGAAGATTTCTGAGGATGCGACCCCTGAAACCATAGTGACAGATTGTTGTATTAAATCTTTTCCTGCTGCGAAAGTTGGGGATAGCGTGGATTGCTCGGTGAAGATTTCTGAAGATGCCAACCCTGAAACCTTAGTGACAGATTGTTGCATCATATCTGCGAAAGTTGAGGATACCGTGGATTCCTTGGTGAAGATTTCTGAGGATGCTGCCCCTGAAACTATAGTGACAGATTGTTGTATTAAATCTTTGCCTGCTTCAACCTTGGAACCATCAGTAAAGAATACTACAGTTAATGCCAACGGGGAGTCAAATCCTGCATCTTTTCCTCCAACAGTTGTCAATCATGATCCCTCCGTTCAGCCTGACCCCTGCTTGAATCAAACGACCCCGCCTATCATGAAAAGTATGACTAATTCATTTATAGAAGCTTCAACTGATGCTATTGCTGCCGCTAATTCGAAAATTGATGTAACCAAAGGTGTTGTGGATTCCTCAACAATCACTGATACCAGTGACGATAAAATTAATGATCTTTCACCTTCTTGCATCAAAGATAACGTGAAAGTGAGTGATGTTAAAATTGCTTCTGCTGAAGAAATTAGTGAGAATCAAAATCCAGCCACAAATTCTACAGTTCTTGATATCGGAGAAAGTGAGGTGAAAAACAATATGGTTTCAGGTATTGCTCAGAAGGAAGTTGCTGCTTGTCCTGAAACTGATAAATCGAATGGAGAAATTGAAAATTCTCGTGCTGTCAATATCGGAGTTTCCTGTTCTGTTACTTCGCACGAACAGTTGGCTCTGAATACAGCTACCACTGAGAATCTGCCTGAATCCAGTGGAATCTCAGATAGTAACCATTTGCAACCTTAA